From Sphingomonas hengshuiensis, one genomic window encodes:
- a CDS encoding PepSY-associated TM helix domain-containing protein — translation MGARWYNTVWRWHFYAGLLCMPFILWLATTGTLYLWKPQIEALIERPYDGLAADGPRASAAAQVAAAVAAVPGSTLRRFQLPEDASQSTRITVTSAGVDRRVYVDPYRLRVLHIEREDSRLMRTVFLLHGTLLAGAPGSYLVEIAACWAVVMLLTGLFLWWPRGGAGLAGTLYPRRRRGKRVFWRDLHAVSGIWVAAAALVLISTGLPWAKFWGSYFLEVRKVTGTLDGPPDWTIGGKKVVLDEHAGHGGMASMPPPVPSGPAIDRVVARTYPLGLAAPVMILPPAAPGAPWSVLAQPANRPLAASLTIDGDSGAVTSRRDFAQRHWVDRVVGYGIALHEGALFGLVNQLLGTLTALLLATLSVSGAVMWWRRRPSGVLGAPPARSAPRAGALLLGTIATLAVAMPLFGLTLILALLVEGFVLRGWPAARKWLGLSSIAA, via the coding sequence ATGGGCGCCCGGTGGTACAACACGGTATGGCGCTGGCATTTCTATGCCGGGCTGCTCTGCATGCCGTTCATCCTGTGGCTCGCGACCACCGGGACCCTCTATTTGTGGAAGCCGCAGATCGAAGCGCTGATCGAGCGCCCCTATGACGGGCTCGCAGCGGACGGCCCCCGCGCCTCCGCTGCGGCACAGGTCGCGGCGGCGGTGGCGGCAGTGCCCGGATCGACGCTGCGGCGCTTCCAGTTGCCGGAGGATGCCAGCCAGTCGACGCGCATTACCGTCACCTCGGCGGGCGTCGACCGGCGGGTCTATGTCGATCCGTATCGGCTGCGCGTGCTCCACATCGAGCGCGAGGATAGCCGGCTGATGCGCACGGTGTTCCTGCTCCACGGCACATTGCTCGCGGGAGCGCCGGGCAGCTATCTGGTCGAGATCGCCGCTTGCTGGGCGGTGGTGATGCTGCTCACCGGCCTTTTCCTGTGGTGGCCGCGCGGCGGCGCGGGACTGGCGGGCACGCTCTATCCGCGGCGGCGGCGGGGCAAGCGGGTGTTCTGGCGCGATCTTCATGCCGTAAGCGGCATCTGGGTCGCGGCGGCGGCACTCGTGCTGATTTCGACCGGGCTGCCCTGGGCGAAGTTCTGGGGCAGCTATTTCCTGGAGGTGCGCAAGGTCACCGGCACGCTCGACGGCCCGCCCGACTGGACGATTGGCGGCAAAAAGGTCGTGCTCGACGAACATGCCGGGCACGGCGGCATGGCGTCGATGCCGCCACCCGTACCGAGCGGCCCGGCGATCGACCGGGTGGTCGCGCGCACCTACCCGCTGGGGCTCGCCGCACCCGTGATGATCCTGCCCCCCGCCGCGCCGGGCGCACCCTGGTCGGTGCTGGCGCAACCCGCCAACCGCCCGCTCGCCGCCAGCCTGACGATCGACGGCGACAGCGGCGCAGTCACCTCCCGCCGCGACTTCGCCCAGCGCCACTGGGTCGATCGCGTCGTCGGCTATGGCATCGCGCTCCACGAAGGCGCGCTGTTCGGGCTCGTCAATCAGCTACTCGGCACGCTGACTGCACTGCTGCTTGCGACGCTGTCGGTGTCCGGCGCGGTGATGTGGTGGCGCAGACGCCCCAGCGGGGTGCTCGGCGCCCCACCCGCCCGCTCCGCGCCGCGGGCCGGAGCGCTGCTGCTGGGGACCATCGC
- a CDS encoding TonB-dependent receptor family protein: MNPFVRALYSAPFLFAALPAFAQQAPVEDRDEIVVTARQLVEQAIQKVNETPGGANVVAADDYADKAAVSLRDALAFSPGVYLQPRFGQEVRISIRGSGISRGYHMRGLTLLQDGVPINLADDNGDFQELDPSVLQHIEVFRGANALRFGASTLGGAINGVTPTGRSANGVRLRIDGGSFETVRALASMGYADERGDLFLAVAGDTSNGGRDHGERKAFRFNGNAGIRLTDSIETRFYASAQSIAQDLSGALTYAVATTKPETGNRVGNQQRNIDSIRVQNRTSFELGNGGLDVGVFLNAKKLYHPIYQAVDQNSTDWGSYARLDQDFGVLGFTAGVTARFGDVDSKRFVNVDGNRGAPTFRAHQVARTIDAYAEGRVKPVEGLTLIAGGIYTAGLRRQDQSYPAVVSGRETFDQLSPKLGVLYEPAKNVQFYANFSRSHELPGFIELAQVASFVPLDAQRAWTAEIGTRGTLGPLHFDLSAYRAELKGELLQYTVSFSIPASTFNAGKTRHQGVELGLDLALAQWAKLRQVYQWSDFRFRDDAQFGDNRLPVIPEHMFRTELQIGSEALRLSPNLEYVPQGAWVDYSNSFRPDGYVLLGLSAQAKLDERFTVFADARNLTGNKAVGDISAVVKYTPASAIFYPVERRSVFAGVRAAF; encoded by the coding sequence ATGAATCCGTTCGTCCGCGCGCTGTATAGCGCGCCCTTCCTGTTCGCCGCCCTTCCCGCTTTCGCCCAGCAGGCCCCGGTCGAGGACCGCGACGAAATCGTCGTAACCGCGCGCCAACTCGTCGAGCAGGCCATCCAGAAGGTCAACGAGACCCCCGGCGGGGCCAATGTCGTCGCCGCCGATGACTATGCCGACAAGGCAGCGGTATCGCTGCGCGACGCGCTCGCCTTCTCCCCCGGCGTCTATCTCCAGCCGCGTTTCGGGCAGGAAGTCCGCATCTCGATCCGGGGCTCCGGGATCAGCCGGGGCTATCACATGCGCGGGCTGACGCTGTTGCAGGACGGGGTGCCGATCAACCTCGCCGACGACAATGGCGACTTCCAGGAACTCGACCCCAGCGTCCTTCAGCATATCGAGGTGTTCCGCGGTGCCAACGCGCTGCGTTTCGGCGCGTCGACGCTGGGCGGCGCGATCAACGGCGTCACCCCCACGGGCCGCTCCGCGAACGGCGTGCGGCTGCGCATCGACGGCGGCAGCTTCGAAACGGTGCGCGCGCTGGCCAGCATGGGCTATGCCGATGAACGCGGCGACCTGTTCCTGGCGGTCGCGGGCGACACCTCCAACGGCGGCCGCGACCATGGCGAGCGCAAGGCGTTCCGCTTCAACGGCAATGCCGGCATCCGGCTGACCGACAGCATCGAGACGCGCTTCTACGCCAGCGCCCAGTCGATCGCGCAGGATTTGTCGGGCGCGCTAACCTATGCCGTCGCCACCACCAAGCCCGAAACCGGCAACCGCGTCGGCAACCAGCAGCGCAACATCGATTCGATCCGCGTCCAAAACCGCACCAGCTTCGAACTGGGCAATGGCGGGCTCGATGTCGGCGTGTTCCTCAACGCCAAGAAGCTTTACCATCCGATCTATCAGGCGGTCGACCAGAACTCGACCGACTGGGGCAGCTATGCCCGGCTCGACCAGGATTTCGGCGTGCTGGGGTTCACAGCGGGCGTGACCGCGCGGTTCGGCGACGTCGATTCGAAGCGCTTCGTCAATGTCGACGGCAATCGCGGCGCGCCGACGTTCCGCGCGCATCAGGTCGCCCGCACGATCGACGCCTATGCGGAGGGTCGCGTGAAACCGGTAGAGGGCCTCACGCTGATCGCAGGCGGCATTTACACCGCAGGGCTGCGGCGACAGGACCAAAGCTATCCGGCGGTGGTCAGCGGGCGCGAGACCTTCGACCAGCTCTCGCCCAAGCTGGGCGTGCTGTACGAACCCGCGAAGAACGTGCAGTTCTACGCCAATTTCAGCCGCAGCCATGAACTTCCCGGCTTTATCGAGCTGGCGCAGGTCGCGAGCTTCGTCCCCCTCGACGCGCAGCGCGCCTGGACGGCGGAGATCGGCACGCGCGGCACGCTTGGCCCGCTGCACTTCGATCTCAGCGCCTATCGCGCCGAGCTGAAGGGCGAATTGCTACAATATACCGTGTCGTTCAGCATCCCCGCATCGACCTTCAACGCGGGCAAGACCCGGCATCAGGGCGTCGAACTGGGGCTCGATTTGGCACTCGCGCAATGGGCGAAGCTGCGCCAGGTCTATCAGTGGAGCGACTTCCGCTTCCGCGACGATGCCCAGTTCGGCGACAACCGCCTGCCGGTGATCCCCGAACATATGTTCCGCACCGAACTCCAGATTGGCAGCGAGGCGCTGCGCCTCTCCCCCAACCTCGAATATGTGCCGCAGGGGGCATGGGTGGACTACAGCAACAGCTTCCGACCCGACGGCTATGTCCTGCTCGGGCTGAGCGCGCAGGCAAAGCTCGACGAGCGCTTCACCGTCTTTGCCGATGCGCGCAACCTGACCGGCAACAAGGCGGTCGGCGACATATCGGCGGTGGTGAAATACACCCCCGCCAGCGCGATCTTCTACCCCGTCGAGCGCCGCAGCGTGTTCGCGGGCGTTCGGGCCGCGTTCTGA